A genomic window from Bacilli bacterium includes:
- a CDS encoding GNAT family N-acetyltransferase gives MQIRSFRLSDYAAVTQVLQEVLSEGCFAETIEALGRQLAWNSDLILVAVDNGAVIGVIIGTIDNNHGYYYRIAVASQHQRKGVGKALIQALRVRFENRRVRKVMVTVDRHNEPILPLYEKLGFRVSDFLDSSQKLSIVNG, from the coding sequence TTGCAAATTCGCTCGTTTCGGCTTTCTGACTATGCGGCTGTCACACAGGTGTTGCAGGAAGTTTTATCGGAGGGCTGCTTTGCGGAGACGATTGAAGCGTTGGGCAGGCAGCTTGCCTGGAATAGCGATTTGATTCTGGTTGCGGTAGACAACGGCGCCGTTATCGGAGTAATTATTGGAACTATAGACAACAATCACGGCTACTATTATCGGATTGCCGTGGCTTCGCAGCATCAGCGCAAAGGCGTGGGCAAAGCGTTGATCCAGGCGCTGCGCGTTCGTTTTGAAAACCGCCGCGTACGGAAAGTAATGGTTACGGTTGATCGGCATAATGAGCCGATATTGCCGCTTTATGAAAAACTTGGTTTCAGGGTTTCAGACTTTCTTGATTCGTCGCAAAAATTAAGCATTGTCAACGGATAA